The following proteins are co-located in the Amycolatopsis tolypomycina genome:
- a CDS encoding ABC transporter ATP-binding protein, producing MENAISVIDLHKSFGRTKALDGLDLQVPTGEVHGFLGPNGAGKSTTVRVLLGLLHADSGDVRLLGGDPWKDAASLHRRLAYVPGDVNLWPNLSGGEVIDLLGRLRGGLDQKRRNDLIERFDLDPKKKGRTYSKGNRQKVAIVAALASRVDLLILDEPTSGLDPLMEATFQYAIQEEREQGRTVLLSSHILAEVEALCDKVSIIRNGRTVESGTLAELRHLTRTSITAELAGPPNGLTKLANIHDLKVEGNRVRFDVETRSLDEALRQLTEVGVRSLVSQPPTLEELFLRHYTTEASAK from the coding sequence ATGGAAAACGCCATTTCGGTCATCGACCTGCACAAGTCGTTCGGCCGGACGAAGGCCCTCGACGGCCTCGATCTGCAGGTGCCCACTGGGGAGGTGCACGGCTTCCTGGGCCCGAACGGCGCCGGGAAGTCGACCACCGTCCGGGTCCTGCTCGGCCTGCTCCACGCGGATTCGGGGGACGTCCGGCTGCTCGGCGGCGACCCCTGGAAGGACGCGGCGAGCCTGCACCGCCGCCTGGCCTACGTGCCCGGCGACGTCAACCTCTGGCCCAACCTCTCCGGCGGCGAGGTCATCGACCTGCTCGGCCGCCTGCGCGGCGGGCTCGACCAGAAGCGCCGCAACGACCTGATCGAGCGGTTCGACCTCGACCCGAAGAAGAAGGGGCGCACGTACTCGAAGGGCAACCGGCAGAAGGTCGCCATCGTCGCCGCCCTCGCGTCGCGGGTTGACCTGCTGATCCTCGACGAGCCGACGTCCGGCCTCGACCCGCTGATGGAGGCGACGTTCCAGTACGCCATCCAGGAGGAGCGCGAGCAGGGCCGGACCGTGCTGCTCTCCAGCCACATCCTCGCCGAGGTCGAGGCGCTGTGCGACAAGGTCAGCATCATCCGCAACGGCCGCACGGTGGAGTCCGGCACGCTGGCCGAGCTGCGCCACCTGACCCGGACGTCGATCACCGCCGAGCTGGCCGGGCCGCCGAACGGGCTCACCAAGCTGGCGAACATCCACGACCTCAAGGTGGAGGGCAACCGCGTCCGCTTCGACGTCGAGACGCGCTCGCTCGACGAAGCCCTGCGGCAGCTGACCGAGGTCGGCGTCCGCAGCCTGGTCAGCCAGCCGCCGACGCTGGAGGAGCTGTTCCTGCGCCACTACACGACCGAGGCGAGCGCGAAATGA
- a CDS encoding RICIN domain-containing protein, producing MRIRFAPIFVGILALVALSVSPAGAAGWWLQYSDTSTRLCLDADYHANTAYWAVTEAACKTPVGSGAADQVYQLVPQSNGNVWILSGVAGNLCVGVASGSPNDGAAIFLTGCPAPGTNWFAQEWQVSNVSENPNGSFNVLFRNATSQKCITGTGSGVQLFQQTCDSANPHQVWRQHLKESGCTRCVAAARRG from the coding sequence ATGCGCATTCGTTTCGCGCCGATCTTCGTCGGCATCCTGGCCCTGGTTGCCCTGTCCGTGAGCCCCGCCGGTGCCGCCGGCTGGTGGCTGCAGTACTCGGACACGAGCACCCGGCTGTGCCTCGACGCCGACTACCACGCCAACACCGCGTACTGGGCGGTCACCGAGGCAGCCTGCAAGACACCGGTCGGCAGCGGCGCCGCCGACCAGGTGTACCAGCTCGTACCGCAGAGCAACGGAAACGTGTGGATCCTGTCCGGGGTGGCCGGCAACCTGTGCGTCGGTGTCGCCTCGGGCTCGCCGAACGACGGAGCCGCGATCTTCCTGACCGGCTGCCCGGCGCCGGGGACCAACTGGTTCGCCCAGGAGTGGCAGGTGTCGAACGTCTCCGAGAACCCGAACGGCTCGTTCAACGTCCTGTTCCGCAACGCGACCAGCCAGAAGTGCATCACCGGCACCGGCAGCGGCGTCCAGCTGTTCCAGCAGACCTGCGACAGCGCGAACCCGCACCAGGTGTGGCGGCAGCACCTCAAGGAATCCGGCTGCACCCGGTGCGTCGCGGCGGCCCGGCGCGGCTAG
- a CDS encoding RNA polymerase sigma factor, with amino-acid sequence MTDVQTTEVDPPWEGLTGAELHAACMQAARDGDRRAMARLVEELTPLVWHVARANGLDRAVAEDVVQTVWLALFSQLGKLRDPKALAAWLITTTRREATHPFGRRVQPVPLSDEVAEAMPSTQPAPEDEAVRADRDRRVWRAFVRLPHRCQELLRLTVLAGRAEYQLVAEALRMPRGSVGPTRGRCLDQMRDLLASEGGSR; translated from the coding sequence GTGACCGACGTGCAAACCACAGAGGTAGATCCGCCTTGGGAGGGCCTGACCGGCGCCGAGCTGCACGCTGCGTGCATGCAGGCCGCCAGAGACGGCGACCGCCGGGCGATGGCCCGCCTCGTCGAAGAGCTGACCCCGCTCGTGTGGCACGTCGCCCGGGCCAACGGCCTCGACCGCGCGGTGGCCGAAGACGTGGTCCAGACCGTGTGGCTCGCCCTCTTCAGCCAGCTCGGCAAGCTGCGTGACCCCAAGGCCCTGGCGGCCTGGCTGATCACCACCACCCGCCGCGAGGCCACCCATCCGTTCGGCCGCCGCGTGCAGCCCGTGCCGCTGAGCGACGAAGTCGCCGAAGCGATGCCGAGCACCCAACCGGCACCCGAAGACGAAGCCGTCCGCGCCGACCGCGACCGCCGGGTCTGGCGCGCCTTCGTCCGGCTGCCCCACCGCTGTCAGGAACTGCTCCGGCTGACCGTGCTCGCGGGTCGCGCGGAGTACCAGCTCGTCGCCGAGGCCCTGCGCATGCCGCGCGGCAGTGTCGGCCCGACCAGGGGGCGCTGCCTCGACCAGATGCGCGATCTCCTCGCCAGTGAAGGGGGAAGCCGATGA
- a CDS encoding SRPBCC family protein, with product MGRRFSFEVNRTSTAPPEALFALEADGPRWAEWAKPLIVQARWARRGTDLPEGVGAVREVGLWPVLLREETLEYEPGRKHVYAFAGGKPLKDYRAEVLFTPAPGGGTHLRWTGTFTEPVRGSGPALAATLRAVIRLISGMLVKAAETGR from the coding sequence GTGGGCCGCAGGTTCTCTTTCGAGGTCAACCGCACGAGCACCGCGCCGCCGGAGGCGCTGTTCGCGCTCGAGGCGGACGGCCCGCGCTGGGCGGAGTGGGCAAAGCCACTGATCGTCCAGGCCCGCTGGGCGCGGCGGGGCACCGATCTCCCGGAGGGCGTCGGCGCGGTCCGCGAGGTCGGGCTGTGGCCGGTGCTGCTCCGCGAGGAGACGCTCGAGTACGAGCCCGGCCGCAAGCACGTCTACGCGTTCGCCGGCGGCAAGCCGCTGAAGGACTACCGCGCCGAGGTGCTCTTCACGCCGGCCCCCGGCGGCGGCACGCACCTGCGCTGGACGGGCACGTTCACCGAACCGGTTCGCGGCAGCGGTCCGGCACTGGCCGCGACGCTCCGGGCCGTGATCCGGCTGATCTCCGGCATGTTGGTCAAGGCTGCCGAAACCGGGCGCTGA
- a CDS encoding ABC transporter permease, producing the protein MTATLSRAEAAVAPAHELAGTWHLTRLALRRDRVILPIWIVLLSIVPASTVNTFTQFYPTVADRLALQAGANANPSYALLYGPPFDLTTAGGFIAWRMCGFLALLTGLMVVFTVTRHTRAEEDTGRAELLASAVVGRYAALTAALLVAGGASVLTGLVQAVTMIGAGLPAAGSLAFGAAEALVGLVFTAVAAVAVQLAEYSRTANGIGTAVVGAAFLLRGAGDSTVDARWLSWLSPIGWVQQVRAFAGERWWALLLPVACALVVGGLGYWLLPRRDVGVGILPPRPGPATAAPGLRSPLALAWRLHRGPLLGWTIGTAVVGAVFGSIASGIGDLVGSSPQAQQIMARLGGSHALTQAFLAAMAGMFAMVASLYGVQAVLRMRGEETAIRLEPVLATSVGRLRWAAGHLVFAFFGTAALLLSGGVFMGLANGLRTGDVGGSLADSLAGMLVQLPAAWVVVALAVTIFGLLPGFSAAAWAAGALALLLSLFGPVVDLPQAVLDVSPFQHPPKIPGQEFTATPLAWLVAVAAVALVAGLAGWKRRDVG; encoded by the coding sequence ATGACGGCGACGCTCTCCCGCGCCGAAGCCGCGGTCGCGCCCGCGCACGAACTGGCCGGCACCTGGCACCTCACCCGGCTCGCGCTGCGCCGTGACCGCGTGATCCTGCCGATCTGGATCGTGCTGCTCAGCATCGTCCCGGCGAGCACGGTCAACACGTTCACGCAGTTCTACCCGACGGTCGCCGACCGGCTCGCCCTGCAGGCCGGCGCGAACGCCAACCCGTCGTACGCGCTGCTCTACGGGCCGCCGTTCGACCTGACCACGGCCGGCGGGTTCATCGCCTGGCGCATGTGCGGGTTCCTGGCGCTGCTCACCGGGCTGATGGTGGTCTTCACGGTCACCCGGCACACCCGCGCCGAGGAGGACACCGGGCGCGCGGAACTGCTCGCGTCCGCGGTGGTCGGCCGGTACGCGGCACTGACGGCGGCGCTGCTGGTGGCCGGTGGCGCGAGCGTGCTGACCGGGCTGGTCCAGGCGGTCACGATGATCGGCGCCGGCCTGCCCGCGGCCGGTTCGCTCGCCTTCGGCGCGGCGGAAGCGCTGGTGGGCCTGGTGTTCACCGCGGTCGCGGCGGTCGCCGTCCAGCTGGCCGAGTACTCCCGGACGGCCAACGGCATCGGTACCGCGGTGGTCGGTGCCGCCTTCCTGCTCCGCGGGGCCGGAGACTCCACTGTGGACGCTCGCTGGCTGTCGTGGCTGTCGCCCATCGGCTGGGTGCAGCAGGTCAGGGCGTTCGCCGGGGAACGCTGGTGGGCGCTCCTGCTCCCGGTGGCCTGCGCGCTGGTCGTCGGCGGGCTCGGGTACTGGCTGCTGCCCCGCCGCGACGTCGGCGTCGGGATCCTGCCGCCGCGCCCGGGGCCGGCGACGGCCGCGCCGGGCCTGCGCTCGCCGCTCGCCCTCGCCTGGCGGCTGCACCGGGGTCCCCTGCTCGGCTGGACGATCGGCACGGCCGTGGTCGGCGCGGTGTTCGGCTCGATCGCCAGCGGGATCGGCGACCTCGTCGGCTCGAGCCCGCAGGCGCAGCAGATCATGGCGCGGCTGGGCGGCAGCCACGCGCTCACCCAGGCGTTCCTCGCCGCGATGGCCGGGATGTTCGCCATGGTGGCGTCGCTGTACGGCGTCCAGGCGGTGCTGCGGATGCGCGGCGAGGAGACCGCGATCCGGCTCGAGCCGGTGCTCGCCACCAGCGTCGGCAGGCTGCGCTGGGCGGCAGGCCACCTGGTGTTCGCCTTCTTCGGCACGGCGGCGCTGCTGCTGTCCGGCGGGGTCTTCATGGGCCTGGCCAACGGGCTCCGCACCGGGGACGTCGGCGGCTCGCTCGCCGACAGCCTCGCCGGGATGCTCGTCCAGCTGCCCGCCGCCTGGGTGGTGGTCGCGCTGGCGGTGACGATCTTCGGGCTGCTGCCGGGCTTTTCCGCGGCGGCGTGGGCGGCCGGCGCGCTGGCGCTGCTGCTGAGCCTGTTCGGCCCGGTCGTCGACCTGCCGCAGGCGGTGCTGGACGTCTCGCCGTTCCAGCACCCGCCGAAGATCCCCGGCCAGGAGTTCACGGCGACGCCGCTCGCGTGGCTCGTGGCGGTCGCCGCCGTCGCACTGGTCGCGGGCCTGGCCGGCTGGAAGCGCCGGGACGTCGGCTAG
- a CDS encoding IS982 family transposase yields MTTDLNTLLTALYVKIDDHLAGRRRVGRPPKLTDAELVTLAVAQALLGFTSEARWLRFLPARMPGAFRYLPGQSGYNRRLRAALPLVKQVMRWLAADTDLWTDTTWIVDSTPVECGRSRPTVQRSELAGWAKYGFCRSHSRWFWGLRLHLVCTPAGLPVAWALADPKVDERQVLMAICDHEPHLLTERPGLLIIADKGYVSAELDRFLAERGVRLIRPSYRNRKPHPGEPLLKSIRQLIESVNDTLKGQLNLEQHGGRTIEGVGVRVAQRLLALTAAIWHNRATGQPITRSLTAYDH; encoded by the coding sequence GTGACGACAGACCTGAACACCCTTCTCACCGCACTCTACGTCAAGATCGACGACCACCTCGCCGGCAGGCGGCGGGTGGGCAGGCCGCCGAAGCTGACCGACGCGGAGCTGGTGACCTTGGCCGTGGCCCAGGCGTTGCTGGGGTTCACCTCCGAGGCCCGCTGGCTGCGGTTCCTGCCCGCCCGGATGCCCGGCGCGTTCCGCTATCTGCCTGGCCAGTCCGGCTACAACCGTCGGCTGCGTGCCGCGTTGCCGCTGGTCAAGCAGGTCATGCGCTGGCTGGCGGCGGACACCGACCTGTGGACCGACACCACCTGGATCGTGGACTCCACCCCGGTCGAATGCGGTCGCTCCCGACCCACGGTCCAGCGTTCGGAGCTGGCCGGCTGGGCAAAGTATGGCTTCTGCCGCTCACACTCGCGCTGGTTCTGGGGACTGCGGCTGCATCTGGTCTGCACCCCGGCCGGACTCCCGGTCGCCTGGGCGCTGGCCGACCCGAAGGTCGACGAGCGGCAGGTGCTCATGGCCATCTGCGACCACGAACCCCACCTGCTCACCGAACGTCCGGGGCTGCTGATCATCGCCGACAAGGGCTACGTCTCCGCGGAACTGGACCGCTTCCTGGCCGAGCGCGGGGTCCGGCTGATCCGGCCGTCCTACCGCAACCGCAAGCCGCATCCCGGTGAGCCGCTGCTCAAGTCCATCCGCCAGCTCATCGAGTCGGTCAACGACACCCTCAAGGGCCAGCTGAACCTGGAACAGCACGGTGGACGCACCATCGAAGGCGTCGGCGTCCGCGTCGCCCAACGCCTCCTGGCCCTCACCGCCGCCATCTGGCACAACCGCGCCACCGGCCAACCCATCACCCGATCACTGACCGCCTACGACCACTGA
- a CDS encoding polysaccharide deacetylase family protein yields MVAGLAVAVLALTACSTHNTDEPEPATSQPNPAPQAAPDVKVAGPYPFGTVQQKVPPIENGQVPLVRRITTDKPYVFLTMDDGAVQDPDALKLMQENGTHPVLFLNQKYVKGHEAYFKQILDATGATLGDHTVNHPNLKGKPYEFQRKEICDDADDFQRGLGIRPTLFRPPFGNYDQNTLKAAAACGMRAAVLWTAAVNDGVVQFQMGDKLRPGDIVLMHFRKTFKEDYTAFVERAKRDGLIPVPLADFLG; encoded by the coding sequence GTGGTGGCGGGACTGGCCGTGGCGGTGTTAGCGCTCACGGCGTGTTCGACACACAACACGGACGAGCCCGAGCCGGCCACGAGCCAGCCGAACCCGGCGCCCCAGGCCGCTCCCGATGTCAAGGTGGCCGGGCCGTACCCGTTCGGCACGGTCCAGCAGAAGGTGCCGCCGATCGAGAACGGCCAGGTGCCGCTCGTCCGCCGCATCACCACCGACAAGCCGTACGTGTTCCTGACCATGGACGACGGCGCGGTGCAGGACCCCGACGCGCTGAAGCTGATGCAGGAGAACGGCACCCACCCGGTGCTGTTCCTGAACCAGAAGTACGTGAAGGGCCACGAGGCCTACTTCAAGCAGATCCTCGACGCGACGGGCGCCACGCTCGGCGACCACACGGTGAACCACCCGAACCTCAAGGGCAAGCCGTACGAGTTCCAGCGCAAGGAGATCTGCGACGACGCGGACGACTTCCAGCGCGGGCTCGGGATCCGGCCGACGCTGTTCCGTCCCCCGTTCGGCAACTACGACCAGAACACGCTGAAGGCGGCGGCGGCGTGCGGCATGCGCGCGGCGGTGCTCTGGACGGCCGCGGTCAACGACGGCGTGGTCCAGTTCCAGATGGGCGACAAGCTCAGGCCGGGCGACATCGTGCTGATGCACTTCCGGAAGACGTTCAAAGAGGACTACACGGCGTTCGTGGAGCGGGCCAAGAGGGACGGGCTGATCCCCGTCCCCCTGGCCGACTTCCTCGGTTAG
- a CDS encoding TetR/AcrR family transcriptional regulator produces the protein MEKMRADARRNRAKVLAAAEEAFALDGLAVPLDDIARLAGVGAGTVYRHFPSKEALFQAVVLERIQQFAEEARALAAAEEPGKVFLDYFVRVIRQASLNRAICDALAESGGHAFKAGAGAEFRAALSELLARAQAEGAVRTDIDGDDLRALIAGCLAAERYAPGSGHLIRVVIDGLRASGPAASAAATTP, from the coding sequence ATGGAGAAGATGCGCGCCGACGCCCGGCGCAACCGGGCCAAGGTGCTGGCCGCGGCCGAAGAGGCCTTCGCCCTCGACGGCCTGGCCGTGCCGCTCGACGACATCGCGCGGCTCGCCGGCGTCGGGGCGGGCACCGTCTACCGGCACTTCCCCAGCAAGGAGGCGTTGTTCCAGGCCGTCGTGCTCGAACGCATCCAGCAGTTCGCCGAGGAGGCCCGCGCGCTTGCCGCCGCCGAAGAACCCGGGAAGGTCTTCCTCGACTACTTCGTCCGCGTCATCCGGCAGGCGTCGCTCAACCGGGCGATCTGCGACGCCCTCGCCGAGTCGGGCGGCCACGCCTTCAAGGCCGGTGCGGGCGCCGAGTTCCGCGCGGCGCTGAGCGAGCTGCTCGCCCGCGCCCAGGCCGAAGGCGCGGTCCGCACGGACATCGACGGCGACGACCTGCGCGCCCTCATCGCCGGCTGCCTCGCGGCCGAGCGGTACGCGCCGGGCAGCGGGCACCTGATCCGCGTGGTCATCGACGGCCTGCGGGCGTCAGGTCCCGCAGCCTCCGCAGCGGCGACCACACCATGA
- a CDS encoding GbsR/MarR family transcriptional regulator — translation MTTPDTKRDEDAVRRYVESLGLVLSQIGMQRMPARVFAALMTTDEGRLTAADLAAQLSVSPAAVSGAVRYLEQVGLVAKEREPGERRDHYRLYDDLWYATFLKRDRMIIMWRDAAENGIEALGEDTPSGKRLAEMRDFLSFMLVELNGMYERWHKLREEKNA, via the coding sequence ATGACGACGCCTGACACGAAGCGAGATGAAGACGCCGTCCGCCGGTACGTCGAGAGCCTCGGGCTCGTGCTTTCGCAGATCGGCATGCAGCGCATGCCCGCGCGGGTGTTCGCCGCGCTGATGACCACCGACGAGGGCAGGCTGACCGCCGCCGACCTGGCCGCCCAGCTGTCGGTCAGCCCGGCGGCCGTCTCGGGTGCGGTGCGCTACCTCGAGCAGGTCGGCCTGGTCGCCAAGGAGCGCGAGCCCGGCGAGCGCCGCGACCACTACCGCCTCTACGACGACCTCTGGTACGCCACGTTCCTCAAGCGCGACCGCATGATCATCATGTGGCGCGACGCGGCCGAGAACGGCATCGAAGCCCTCGGCGAGGACACGCCGTCGGGCAAGCGGCTGGCCGAGATGCGGGACTTCCTGTCGTTCATGCTGGTGGAGCTCAACGGCATGTACGAGCGCTGGCACAAGCTCCGCGAGGAGAAGAACGCCTAG
- a CDS encoding SGNH/GDSL hydrolase family protein, which yields MVLLAQAVYVKRKTPRLPGAAGPTKGLVPGQGEPFRLAVLGESTVDGVGAVDHEEALTGCLARELARDGRAVRWQAVGRTGANARVARAELVPLVRPADLVVVALGVNDTIELRTAGAYRRDLLRLVLDLRRRLGPVDVLLAGVPPMSRFPALPRPLRDVLAARSAALDHAAATLGRIPGVRHLPMDPALLDPGAFASDRFHPGPAGYARWAGTLAQAVIS from the coding sequence ATGGTGCTCCTCGCTCAAGCCGTCTACGTCAAGCGCAAGACCCCGCGGCTCCCGGGCGCGGCCGGTCCCACCAAAGGGCTCGTCCCCGGCCAGGGCGAACCGTTCCGGCTGGCCGTCCTCGGCGAATCCACAGTGGACGGCGTCGGCGCGGTGGACCACGAGGAAGCGCTCACCGGCTGCCTCGCCCGCGAGCTGGCCCGCGACGGCCGGGCGGTCCGCTGGCAGGCGGTCGGCCGCACCGGCGCCAACGCCCGGGTCGCCCGCGCCGAGCTGGTCCCGCTCGTTCGCCCGGCCGACCTGGTCGTGGTCGCCCTCGGCGTCAACGACACCATCGAGCTCCGGACGGCCGGCGCCTACCGCCGCGACCTCCTGCGCCTGGTGCTCGACCTGCGCCGGCGCCTCGGCCCGGTCGACGTCCTCCTGGCCGGGGTGCCGCCCATGTCCCGCTTCCCCGCCCTGCCACGCCCGCTGCGTGACGTCCTGGCCGCCCGCTCCGCCGCGCTCGACCACGCGGCCGCGACGCTCGGGAGGATTCCCGGTGTCCGGCACCTCCCGATGGACCCCGCGCTGCTCGACCCGGGCGCCTTCGCGAGCGACCGGTTCCACCCGGGCCCGGCCGGCTACGCCCGCTGGGCGGGAACGCTGGCACAGGCCGTGATCAGTTAG
- a CDS encoding NAD(P)-dependent oxidoreductase produces MRITVLGATGGVGSEVVKQALDRGWDVTAVVRDPAKLRLPARVVVAELKHHDKLAAAVEGRDAVVSALGSRDRKPTTVCTDGARAALAAGAKRLLVVSASGLDGDGDGIFTRTLVKPLLEAVLKHGYADMRAMEDLVMASAVDWTVVRPPMLLNGPRTGVVKSRLDGNVRGSYTIRRADVAAYLLDAVADPTLIRRKVSIAHG; encoded by the coding sequence ATGCGGATCACCGTGCTGGGGGCGACCGGCGGCGTCGGAAGCGAGGTCGTCAAGCAGGCCCTGGACCGTGGCTGGGACGTCACGGCCGTCGTGCGCGACCCGGCCAAGCTGCGGCTGCCGGCCAGGGTCGTGGTCGCCGAACTGAAGCACCACGACAAGCTGGCGGCCGCCGTCGAAGGGCGTGACGCGGTCGTCTCCGCGCTGGGTTCGCGCGACCGCAAGCCGACGACGGTCTGCACCGACGGCGCCCGTGCGGCGCTCGCGGCCGGGGCCAAGCGCCTGCTGGTGGTCAGCGCCAGCGGGCTGGACGGTGACGGCGACGGCATCTTCACCCGCACGCTCGTGAAACCGCTGCTCGAAGCGGTCCTCAAGCACGGCTACGCGGACATGCGCGCGATGGAGGACCTGGTCATGGCCAGCGCCGTGGACTGGACCGTGGTCCGCCCGCCGATGCTGCTGAACGGACCGCGAACCGGCGTCGTGAAGAGCCGGCTGGACGGCAACGTGCGCGGCAGCTACACGATTCGCCGCGCCGACGTCGCCGCGTACCTGCTCGACGCCGTGGCGGACCCCACGCTGATCAGGCGGAAGGTTTCGATCGCCCACGGCTAG
- a CDS encoding TetR/AcrR family transcriptional regulator, with translation MGSREEIVAAAAKVMREQGYAHATTKVIAQTAGYSEAMLYKHFRDKTDLFRSVLAEELPALGATLAELTADPGRAPLRDNLVRVARVSLAFYVDSFPIAVSMFSSRELLRSHRERLHGHGPRLPLKGVADYLRAERELGRIKPDTDVEAAAALLLGACFQLAFLATFEEAEPADHAERLADTLLAAM, from the coding sequence ATGGGAAGCCGCGAAGAGATCGTCGCCGCGGCGGCGAAGGTGATGCGCGAGCAGGGCTACGCCCACGCGACGACGAAGGTCATCGCGCAGACCGCGGGCTACTCGGAGGCGATGCTCTACAAGCACTTCCGCGACAAGACCGACCTGTTCCGCAGCGTGCTGGCCGAGGAGCTGCCCGCACTGGGCGCCACCCTCGCCGAACTGACCGCGGACCCCGGGCGAGCGCCACTGCGGGACAACCTGGTCCGCGTGGCCCGGGTCAGCCTGGCGTTCTACGTCGACAGCTTCCCGATCGCCGTCTCGATGTTCTCGTCGCGGGAGCTGCTGCGCTCACACCGGGAACGCCTGCACGGACACGGCCCGCGCCTGCCCCTGAAGGGAGTCGCGGACTACCTGCGCGCCGAGCGGGAGCTGGGCCGGATCAAGCCGGACACCGACGTCGAGGCGGCCGCGGCTCTGCTCCTGGGCGCGTGCTTCCAGCTGGCGTTCCTGGCCACGTTCGAAGAGGCCGAGCCTGCCGACCACGCCGAGCGGCTCGCGGACACGTTGCTCGCCGCGATGTAG